One Mycolicibacterium parafortuitum DNA segment encodes these proteins:
- a CDS encoding class I adenylate-forming enzyme family protein has protein sequence MAATVGSALTWWARTKGDEPAVRVVDDVTTYRELAAWSSRLARRLADCGVGPGDRVGVLSPNAIQWPAAALAVIKAGAVLVPLNSRLKPAEIRKVADDAGITVVLAHPDFRESAERAAGLGAPFAVLGFAVVDSLRAGDPDDFHIDRAADEPIAVIFTSGSTGLSKGVILTTQTLLNIVLENTLIEDGFRPGAVSLLVLPLAFTPGLVYGVLMTTILGGSLIVEPELNPSRAVTLIEKYGVQTVFGVPLIFEAMSRAPEFDTADLSSLQTAIVGGAAVPVDLLHRWAAKGVLLRQIYGMTEAGGVATATLKSEALEHPDSCGSGSIFTEVRVMNDDGTLAGPGELGEIVVRGPLVTPGYWNDPAATAQAIHDGWLHSGDLGVTDDEGRVKFVDRKKDLIISGGINISPVELEGVINTLAGVAEVAVIAVPDERFGETPAAIITPSDGALDEATVVAHCENQLSDYKVPRYVVLRESPLPRLPSGKLDKPTIRAEYRDLAARFDKVR, from the coding sequence ATGGCCGCCACCGTGGGGTCCGCGCTGACCTGGTGGGCACGCACCAAGGGTGACGAGCCGGCGGTGCGGGTCGTCGACGATGTGACGACCTATCGCGAGCTCGCCGCTTGGTCGAGCCGGCTGGCGCGCCGATTGGCCGATTGCGGCGTCGGGCCCGGAGACCGGGTCGGCGTGCTGTCGCCGAACGCGATCCAGTGGCCCGCGGCAGCGCTGGCGGTCATCAAGGCGGGGGCGGTACTGGTGCCGTTGAATTCCCGGCTCAAGCCCGCCGAGATCCGCAAGGTCGCCGACGATGCAGGCATCACCGTCGTGCTCGCCCACCCCGACTTCCGGGAGTCGGCCGAACGCGCGGCCGGGCTCGGGGCGCCTTTCGCGGTTCTGGGCTTCGCCGTCGTCGACAGTCTGCGTGCCGGCGACCCGGACGACTTCCACATCGACCGCGCGGCCGACGAACCGATCGCGGTGATCTTCACCAGCGGTTCCACCGGCCTGTCCAAGGGCGTGATCCTGACGACGCAGACGTTGTTGAACATCGTGCTGGAGAACACGCTGATCGAAGACGGGTTCCGGCCCGGGGCCGTCTCGTTGCTGGTGTTGCCTTTGGCTTTCACGCCGGGGCTGGTGTACGGCGTCCTGATGACGACGATCCTGGGTGGTTCGCTGATCGTCGAGCCCGAGCTGAACCCGTCCCGCGCGGTCACCTTGATCGAGAAGTACGGCGTCCAGACGGTGTTCGGCGTGCCGCTGATCTTCGAAGCCATGTCTCGCGCACCGGAGTTCGACACCGCAGACCTCAGCTCGCTGCAGACGGCGATCGTCGGCGGCGCCGCGGTGCCGGTCGACCTGCTGCACCGCTGGGCGGCCAAAGGTGTTCTGCTGCGCCAGATCTATGGGATGACAGAGGCCGGCGGGGTCGCGACCGCGACGCTGAAATCCGAAGCCCTGGAACATCCGGACTCCTGTGGCAGCGGTTCGATCTTCACCGAGGTCCGGGTGATGAACGACGACGGGACACTGGCCGGCCCCGGCGAGCTGGGCGAGATCGTCGTGCGCGGCCCGCTGGTGACCCCCGGCTACTGGAATGATCCCGCCGCGACCGCCCAGGCCATCCACGACGGCTGGTTGCACAGCGGCGATCTCGGGGTCACCGACGACGAGGGCCGCGTGAAGTTCGTCGACCGCAAGAAGGACCTGATCATCTCTGGCGGGATCAACATCTCCCCGGTCGAGCTCGAGGGCGTCATCAACACCTTGGCGGGTGTCGCGGAGGTCGCGGTGATCGCGGTCCCCGACGAGCGGTTCGGCGAGACGCCGGCGGCGATCATCACCCCGTCGGACGGCGCGTTGGACGAGGCGACGGTGGTCGCCCACTGCGAGAATCAACTCTCCGACTACAAAGTGCCGCGCTACGTGGTGCTGCGCGAATCCCCGCTGCCGCGGCTGCCCAGCGGCAAGCTCGACAAGCCGACGATCCGCGCGGAATACCGCGATCTGGCGGCGCGGTTCGACAAGGTGCGTTAG
- a CDS encoding MaoC/PaaZ C-terminal domain-containing protein: MNVDEATRAGRNLDEIADQSPWYAEDLAVGDWMDVGSVRVELDEITEFAAKYDPLPLHLDATDSPFGQVIASGMHTMALFSSLASRAFIPRLALVAGKGVDRMRLPAPVYPGSTLTGRVEVTGITMRERRADLLQRSTLVDQNDAVVLSFDGVIVVSRRNG; the protein is encoded by the coding sequence GTGAACGTGGACGAAGCGACCCGCGCGGGCCGTAATCTGGACGAGATCGCCGACCAGAGCCCCTGGTACGCCGAGGATCTCGCGGTCGGTGACTGGATGGATGTCGGCAGCGTGCGCGTCGAACTCGACGAGATCACCGAGTTCGCCGCCAAGTATGACCCGCTGCCACTTCACCTCGACGCCACGGATTCACCGTTCGGTCAGGTGATCGCCAGTGGCATGCACACGATGGCGCTGTTCTCCAGCCTCGCCTCGCGCGCGTTCATCCCGCGGTTGGCGCTGGTGGCGGGCAAGGGTGTGGACCGGATGCGGCTGCCCGCGCCGGTCTATCCGGGCTCGACGCTGACGGGACGGGTCGAGGTCACCGGTATCACGATGCGCGAGCGCCGTGCGGATCTGCTGCAGCGGTCCACCCTGGTCGACCAGAACGACGCCGTCGTCCTGAGTTTCGACGGCGTCATCGTGGTCTCACGGCGAAACGGCTAA
- a CDS encoding aldehyde dehydrogenase has product MTQIIDTGRLFIGGTFRDAGQTVPVIEAATGEVLADGPSATIADIDDAVASARGEGAAQWRTASVDERADGLKRFAAALRARGQDTATLVSRENGMPISLSRAVNGAFPAVLVNYYAKLIKGFHAEEVRPALIGHTIVRREPIGVVAAITPWNYPQALAVMKIAPALAAGCSVVLKASPETALDALVFADAAAEAGLPAGVLNVVPGDAAAGAHLVTHPGVDKVAFTGSTNAGRVIGAECGRLIRPVTLELGGKSAAVILDDADLGATIEGLRTASFVNNGQTCHLSSRILVPTSRYAEFVSAIGELADNLTVGDPLDDKTEIGPLVSERQRERVLDYIQIGRDSGARLVAGGSVPANLTRGWFVAPTVFADVDNNDRLAQEEIFGPVITITPYEDEADAVRLANDTEFGLAGTVWSQDPARATEIARAMHTGSVGVNHYQLDIQSPFGGVKSSGLGRELGPEGLDAYLITKSVYRADPVPE; this is encoded by the coding sequence ATGACGCAGATCATCGACACCGGCCGGCTGTTCATCGGTGGGACGTTCCGCGACGCCGGGCAGACGGTCCCGGTGATCGAGGCCGCGACGGGCGAGGTGCTCGCCGACGGACCCAGTGCGACGATCGCCGACATCGACGACGCCGTGGCGTCCGCCCGGGGCGAGGGTGCGGCGCAGTGGCGCACCGCCTCGGTGGACGAACGGGCCGACGGGCTGAAGCGGTTCGCCGCCGCGCTGCGGGCCCGCGGACAGGACACCGCGACGCTGGTGAGCCGCGAGAACGGCATGCCGATCAGCCTGTCGCGCGCCGTGAACGGTGCGTTTCCGGCGGTGCTCGTCAACTACTACGCCAAACTGATCAAGGGGTTCCACGCCGAAGAGGTGCGTCCCGCCCTGATCGGTCACACCATCGTGCGACGCGAACCGATCGGTGTCGTCGCCGCGATCACTCCGTGGAACTATCCGCAGGCCCTGGCCGTGATGAAGATCGCGCCGGCCCTGGCTGCGGGATGTTCGGTGGTGCTCAAGGCATCCCCGGAAACCGCGCTGGACGCGCTGGTTTTCGCCGACGCGGCCGCCGAGGCCGGTCTGCCCGCTGGTGTGCTCAACGTGGTTCCCGGTGACGCCGCCGCGGGCGCACACCTGGTCACGCACCCGGGCGTCGACAAGGTCGCGTTCACCGGGTCGACCAACGCCGGCCGGGTGATCGGCGCCGAGTGTGGCCGGCTCATCCGTCCGGTCACCCTGGAGCTCGGCGGTAAGAGCGCTGCGGTGATCCTCGACGATGCCGACCTCGGCGCGACCATCGAGGGTCTGCGCACGGCGTCCTTCGTCAACAACGGGCAGACCTGTCACCTCAGCTCCCGGATCCTGGTGCCGACGTCCCGGTACGCCGAATTCGTCTCGGCAATCGGCGAATTGGCCGACAATCTGACGGTCGGGGACCCGCTCGACGACAAGACCGAGATCGGCCCGCTGGTCAGCGAGCGTCAGCGCGAGCGGGTGCTCGACTACATCCAGATCGGCAGGGACTCCGGTGCCCGCCTCGTCGCCGGTGGATCGGTGCCCGCGAACCTGACCCGCGGGTGGTTCGTCGCGCCGACGGTGTTCGCCGACGTCGACAACAACGACCGGTTGGCACAGGAAGAGATCTTCGGCCCGGTCATCACCATCACCCCCTACGAGGACGAGGCCGACGCGGTGCGGTTGGCCAACGACACGGAGTTCGGGCTGGCCGGCACCGTCTGGTCCCAGGATCCGGCGCGGGCCACCGAGATCGCCCGCGCGATGCACACCGGATCCGTGGGCGTGAACCACTATCAGCTCGACATCCAATCGCCGTTCGGCGGCGTGAAATCCAGCGGTCTCGGTCGTGAACTCGGCCCCGAGGGCCTCGACGCGTACCTGATCACCAAGTCCGTCTACCGGGCCGACCCGGTTCCGGAGTAG
- a CDS encoding DUF6319 family protein, producing MTVDALTVVPADVPVEDTVPVDDAALVDDMAKKAPAKRSAGKRTRTLELTLTVSGTADGEWRADLKQGSTHLVRNLAVTAAAVSRAAAELHEDLATPIDAVIEDARAQQAAKVAALETELEAARRALANLD from the coding sequence ATGACAGTAGACGCCCTGACGGTCGTACCGGCCGATGTGCCGGTTGAGGACACGGTGCCCGTTGACGATGCGGCGCTGGTTGACGATATGGCGAAGAAGGCTCCGGCCAAACGCTCGGCGGGCAAGAGGACCAGGACCCTCGAGCTGACGCTCACGGTCAGCGGTACCGCCGACGGCGAATGGCGCGCCGACCTCAAGCAGGGCAGCACCCACCTGGTCCGCAACCTCGCCGTCACGGCGGCCGCGGTGTCGCGGGCCGCCGCCGAACTGCACGAGGACCTCGCCACCCCGATCGACGCCGTCATCGAGGACGCCCGCGCTCAGCAGGCGGCCAAGGTCGCCGCATTGGAGACCGAACTCGAAGCCGCCCGCCGGGCGCTGGCAAACCTGGACTGA
- a CDS encoding TetR/AcrR family transcriptional regulator → MSTGDESVQRHPRADRRRARTRAAILDAAEVVFTRDGYDGARIESIAETADVSVGSIYIHFGGKRDVYLHLVERSLQLFAEYMARSEDPALGPLQRVLAGGDAYLQFHLDHPGAFDFLAMRNDAGSTKSAEIESRIQERVGELLSRFASHVQAAIEAGEARPVDAMRLTRYLWGAWNGVIALRHQPEGLRASDAEIADALELARWLLREGLATAALRDDSGEVGERVPLPRITRPNPDGVS, encoded by the coding sequence ATGTCCACCGGCGACGAATCTGTGCAGCGGCATCCGCGCGCCGACCGGCGCCGCGCCCGGACCCGCGCCGCGATCCTCGACGCCGCCGAGGTGGTCTTCACCCGCGACGGCTACGACGGGGCGCGCATCGAATCGATCGCCGAGACGGCCGACGTCTCGGTCGGCTCGATCTATATCCACTTCGGCGGCAAGCGCGACGTGTACCTGCACCTGGTGGAGCGGTCCCTGCAGCTGTTCGCTGAATACATGGCCCGCAGTGAGGATCCCGCACTCGGCCCGCTTCAGCGCGTCCTCGCCGGCGGCGACGCGTACCTCCAGTTCCACCTCGACCACCCCGGCGCATTCGATTTCCTGGCAATGCGCAATGACGCCGGCTCCACCAAGAGCGCGGAGATCGAGTCCCGCATTCAGGAGCGCGTCGGAGAACTGCTGTCCCGCTTCGCCTCCCACGTGCAGGCTGCCATCGAGGCGGGGGAGGCCCGCCCGGTGGACGCGATGCGGCTGACCCGCTACCTGTGGGGTGCGTGGAACGGGGTGATCGCGCTGCGGCACCAACCCGAGGGACTGCGCGCCTCGGACGCGGAGATCGCGGATGCGCTCGAACTCGCGCGATGGCTGCTGCGGGAGGGTTTGGCGACCGCGGCACTGCGCGACGACTCCGGTGAGGTCGGTGAGCGTGTGCCACTGCCGCGGATCACCCGGCCGAACCCGGATGGGGTCAGCTGA
- a CDS encoding NAD(P)/FAD-dependent oxidoreductase → MSQHVDVVIVGSRCAGSAAAIALARHGRTVVALDSAAFPSDTLSTHLFFPPHWAELERLGARHRVLALDPPLHTRGGLGSPGVEVVGDYSPYEGIAAGSCVRRPGLDLALVETAREAGAEVRERVRVTDLLTAPSGRVTGVRFTGRDGGTGEIQAKLVIGADGRRSTIARLVGTTEHHSWQNQRMMAYAYYEDTHHDQRHVAMQWRADDDLVTVFPCDGGQLIALLMPPARRAAEFRAGAEAAFDATIDRIPAFGARLRGCTRMSKIRTSVSHPSYFRHSHGPGWALTGDAGHFKDPVTAQGIRDALRFGRLLGEAAAPYLDDQPALDSALAAWEDDRDRQCLPMYQWANGLGRDDTVSPIEDAAYRWFAARPGGPTEILDVFSRKRPATEVFTPARLARWVGTAVRDPRVDRRALMRTLRRDVGREVQRIAERRRFERRRAQSRRQCFGGDRPGHGAHTAPVK, encoded by the coding sequence ATGTCCCAACACGTCGATGTCGTGATCGTCGGCAGTAGATGCGCCGGCTCGGCCGCAGCGATCGCCCTGGCGCGCCACGGCCGCACAGTCGTCGCGCTCGACAGCGCGGCATTTCCGTCCGACACCCTGTCCACCCACCTGTTCTTCCCTCCACACTGGGCCGAACTCGAACGCCTCGGCGCCCGGCACCGCGTCCTCGCGCTCGATCCGCCGCTGCACACCCGCGGCGGGCTGGGCTCGCCCGGCGTGGAGGTAGTCGGTGACTACAGCCCTTACGAAGGCATCGCCGCCGGGAGCTGCGTGCGCCGCCCGGGCCTGGATCTGGCACTTGTGGAAACCGCACGCGAGGCGGGCGCCGAGGTCCGGGAGCGGGTCAGGGTCACCGACCTGCTCACCGCGCCGTCGGGCCGCGTCACCGGCGTGCGTTTCACGGGCCGCGATGGCGGGACCGGAGAAATCCAGGCGAAGCTGGTGATCGGTGCCGACGGGCGGCGATCCACCATCGCCCGCCTCGTCGGCACCACCGAGCACCACAGCTGGCAGAACCAGCGGATGATGGCTTACGCGTATTACGAGGACACCCACCACGACCAGCGGCACGTCGCAATGCAGTGGCGCGCGGATGACGACCTGGTCACCGTATTCCCTTGCGATGGTGGGCAGTTGATCGCCCTGTTGATGCCTCCGGCGCGCAGGGCCGCCGAGTTCCGCGCAGGCGCCGAGGCCGCCTTCGACGCGACGATCGACCGCATCCCCGCGTTCGGCGCGCGGCTGCGGGGATGCACCCGGATGAGCAAGATCCGGACGTCGGTATCGCACCCGTCGTACTTTCGGCATTCGCACGGGCCGGGGTGGGCGCTGACCGGGGACGCCGGCCACTTCAAGGATCCCGTCACCGCGCAGGGAATCCGGGACGCGCTGCGATTCGGCCGACTGCTCGGAGAAGCCGCCGCGCCATATCTCGATGACCAGCCCGCGCTCGACTCGGCCTTGGCGGCATGGGAGGACGACCGCGACCGGCAGTGTCTCCCGATGTACCAGTGGGCCAACGGCCTCGGCCGCGACGACACCGTGTCACCGATCGAGGACGCCGCGTACCGATGGTTCGCAGCGCGCCCCGGGGGTCCGACGGAGATCCTGGATGTGTTCTCGCGTAAACGGCCTGCCACAGAGGTGTTCACGCCCGCGCGACTGGCGCGCTGGGTGGGAACGGCCGTCCGCGACCCGCGCGTGGACCGGCGCGCGCTGATGCGCACACTGCGCCGGGACGTCGGTCGCGAGGTCCAGCGCATCGCCGAGCGCCGGAGGTTCGAGCGCCGGCGGGCGCAGTCACGCCGTCAGTGTTTCGGCGGAGACCGTCCCGGCCATGGCGCGCACACCGCGCCGGTGAAGTAG
- a CDS encoding DUF2243 domain-containing protein, translating into MTTATEKDTVTAKMPSVAPGLLLGLGLGGFIDGIVMHEILQWHHMVSHVDDYPTDTVAGLEVNVLADGFFHAATWLLVWAGTITTLVSWRRGRLAPSWSFHIGLLLTGWGIFNVVEGVIDHHVLQIHHVRDDLGGPLVWDIGFLVFGAFLVAAGWLLHRRGVRAMAGTVSAETLTA; encoded by the coding sequence ATGACCACTGCGACCGAGAAGGACACCGTCACCGCGAAGATGCCAAGCGTTGCGCCGGGACTGCTACTCGGCCTCGGGCTGGGTGGATTCATCGACGGCATCGTGATGCACGAGATCCTGCAGTGGCATCACATGGTCAGCCACGTCGACGACTATCCGACCGACACCGTCGCCGGCCTGGAGGTCAACGTCCTCGCCGACGGCTTCTTCCACGCCGCGACGTGGCTTCTCGTCTGGGCCGGCACCATCACCACCCTGGTGTCCTGGCGACGTGGCCGCCTCGCGCCGAGTTGGTCGTTCCACATCGGCCTACTGCTCACGGGCTGGGGGATCTTCAACGTTGTGGAGGGCGTGATCGACCACCACGTCCTGCAGATCCACCATGTTCGCGACGACCTCGGTGGCCCGCTGGTATGGGACATCGGATTCCTGGTGTTCGGCGCGTTCCTGGTGGCCGCCGGCTGGCTACTTCACCGGCGCGGTGTGCGCGCCATGGCCGGGACGGTCTCCGCCGAAACACTGACGGCGTGA
- a CDS encoding TetR/AcrR family transcriptional regulator: MTAMTDTADDKQAQARLRVSRHACELFWDRGVAATTGDDIAAAAGLSTRTIWRYFRCKESCVEPVLARSASRFIALADRWPDELSLAEHMAADMERNPLTEQELADEIAALRIATLSTTEPALRSAYLMVHDEMERAFVPVVAKRLRLADDDLTARLCAAAVTAAFRVVDEDVGRRAIVEKEKITQQEALALVDRAIREATNGRLGGPVTP; encoded by the coding sequence ATGACGGCGATGACAGACACGGCGGACGACAAGCAGGCACAGGCGCGCCTGCGGGTGTCCCGCCATGCCTGTGAACTGTTCTGGGACAGGGGCGTCGCGGCGACCACCGGCGATGACATCGCCGCGGCGGCGGGGTTGTCGACCAGGACGATTTGGCGGTACTTCCGCTGCAAGGAAAGTTGCGTCGAACCGGTGCTGGCGCGTTCGGCGAGCCGTTTCATCGCGCTCGCCGATCGCTGGCCCGACGAGCTCTCCCTGGCCGAGCACATGGCCGCCGACATGGAGCGAAATCCGCTGACAGAACAGGAGCTCGCCGACGAGATCGCCGCCCTGCGGATCGCGACCCTGTCGACGACCGAACCGGCACTGCGGTCGGCGTACCTGATGGTGCACGACGAGATGGAGCGAGCCTTCGTGCCCGTCGTCGCCAAGCGCCTGCGACTGGCCGACGACGACCTCACCGCGCGCCTGTGTGCCGCGGCGGTCACCGCGGCGTTCCGGGTGGTCGACGAAGACGTCGGGCGCCGCGCGATCGTCGAGAAAGAGAAGATCACCCAGCAGGAGGCCCTCGCATTGGTCGACCGCGCCATACGCGAAGCCACCAACGGCCGGCTGGGTGGACCAGTCACACCGTGA
- a CDS encoding S9 family peptidase → MASDTTLPPLIPVEDLFRPPTRAAAKISPDGTRIAFLSPSDGRLNVWVEDLDPGSPGARRVTDDSNRSILHFEWTDDPRWLIYLQDTNGDENWHIHRVDLDDPDAPAVDLTPFPGAMAFPVREVKQGKAPVMLNTRDITLLDIYELDIATGDLTLIAKNPGHVNNWLSSDDGQVFATALAPDGALELSRWDAAAEMLHPIARFDGSDYPVGIHPMVITPDGTGVWLGSNRGSDRTRLVHVDLTTGEETEVDSHPSFDVDPRAGVNPIAPSPLIQDRRTGELLAVRYYGERQEIRALDPRFGDILAELQKLSDGDIGMLSSDEAGERWIVGFNHDRDPGVTYLYDHRSGESRLLYRPLPHLDPEHLAPMHPVTITARDGLALQSYLTLPLGVEPKGLPLVLVVHGGPWFRDSWGFDGHVQLLANRGYAVLQVNFRGSTGFGKAFLKAAIGEFAGKMHDDLIDGVQWAVEQGYADPDRVAILGGSYGGYAALVGVTFTPDVFAAAVDYVGISNLANFMRTLPPIARPQLANNWHAYVGDPEDPEQLADMMARSPITLVDRIRTPLMVIQGANDVRVVQAESDNLVNALRERGVEVDYLIQADEGHGAVNTENVVEMWEAVSGFFAKHLGGRA, encoded by the coding sequence ATGGCATCCGATACGACACTGCCCCCGTTGATCCCGGTCGAGGATCTGTTCCGCCCGCCGACACGCGCGGCCGCGAAGATCTCTCCGGACGGCACCCGGATCGCGTTCCTGAGCCCGTCGGACGGGCGTCTCAACGTCTGGGTGGAAGACCTCGATCCCGGGTCGCCGGGCGCCCGGCGCGTCACCGACGACAGCAACCGCAGCATCCTGCACTTCGAGTGGACCGACGATCCACGATGGCTGATCTACCTGCAGGACACCAATGGTGACGAGAACTGGCACATCCACCGTGTCGATCTCGACGATCCCGACGCGCCTGCCGTCGACCTCACCCCGTTCCCGGGCGCGATGGCCTTCCCCGTACGCGAGGTCAAGCAAGGCAAGGCGCCGGTGATGCTCAACACCCGCGACATCACACTGCTGGACATCTACGAACTCGACATCGCCACCGGGGATCTCACGCTGATCGCGAAGAATCCGGGACACGTCAACAACTGGCTGTCCTCTGACGACGGACAGGTGTTCGCGACCGCGCTGGCGCCCGACGGCGCCCTCGAGCTGTCGCGGTGGGACGCCGCCGCCGAGATGCTGCACCCGATCGCGCGATTCGACGGCAGCGACTATCCCGTCGGCATCCATCCGATGGTGATCACGCCCGACGGCACCGGCGTGTGGCTCGGATCCAATCGGGGTTCCGACCGGACGCGGTTGGTACATGTCGACCTGACCACCGGCGAGGAGACCGAGGTCGACAGTCACCCGAGCTTCGACGTCGATCCGCGCGCAGGCGTCAACCCCATCGCCCCGTCGCCGTTGATCCAGGATCGCCGCACCGGTGAGTTGTTGGCCGTGCGCTATTACGGTGAGCGGCAGGAGATCCGCGCACTCGATCCCCGATTCGGTGACATCCTGGCCGAACTGCAGAAGCTGTCCGACGGAGACATCGGCATGCTCTCGTCGGACGAGGCAGGCGAACGCTGGATCGTCGGGTTCAACCACGACCGCGACCCCGGTGTGACGTACCTGTACGACCACCGCAGCGGGGAGAGCCGGTTACTGTATCGGCCACTGCCGCACCTCGATCCGGAGCACCTGGCGCCGATGCACCCGGTGACGATCACCGCGCGCGACGGTCTGGCGCTGCAGTCGTATCTGACATTGCCCCTCGGGGTGGAACCGAAGGGGCTTCCGCTCGTTCTCGTCGTGCACGGCGGTCCGTGGTTCCGCGACAGCTGGGGCTTCGACGGCCACGTCCAGTTGTTGGCCAACCGGGGTTATGCGGTGCTGCAGGTCAACTTCCGCGGCTCGACGGGGTTCGGAAAGGCGTTCCTGAAAGCGGCGATCGGCGAATTCGCCGGCAAGATGCACGACGACCTGATCGACGGGGTGCAGTGGGCTGTCGAGCAGGGGTACGCCGACCCCGACCGGGTGGCGATCCTGGGTGGGTCGTACGGCGGGTACGCCGCGCTGGTCGGGGTGACGTTCACACCCGATGTCTTCGCCGCCGCAGTGGATTACGTCGGCATCTCGAATCTGGCGAACTTCATGCGGACGCTGCCGCCGATCGCGCGGCCACAGCTGGCGAACAACTGGCACGCCTATGTCGGAGACCCCGAGGACCCCGAACAGCTCGCCGACATGATGGCCCGGTCCCCGATCACCCTGGTGGACCGAATCCGCACACCGCTGATGGTGATCCAGGGTGCCAACGATGTTCGCGTGGTCCAGGCGGAATCCGACAACCTGGTGAACGCGCTGCGGGAGCGGGGTGTCGAGGTGGACTACCTGATTCAGGCCGACGAGGGCCACGGAGCGGTGAACACGGAGAACGTCGTCGAGATGTGGGAGGCGGTATCGGGCTTCTTCGCCAAGCATCTGGGCGGACGGGCGTGA